A stretch of Polypterus senegalus isolate Bchr_013 chromosome 3, ASM1683550v1, whole genome shotgun sequence DNA encodes these proteins:
- the LOC120526907 gene encoding uncharacterized protein LOC120526907 gives MRGEDVLGGITCCLGNAFCVQHVNIMFILSIVFFFFCRMFLVVQFLDEQKAVSVIPQSWYSDGTTFWPNYKSNQRLNKAARYAEEPCPDWTKHDVRVLKSYGDYMSAWQGMKKSLICQTSELDSDDDEDIGRVKRAPKLIHYYGDMDCESEHEDLANKTKVPLTRFSKPQQSTGPCMLSPHSAPQVPSPPLPSVPPCCSPPHSLLQVPPPYQSLLLSENTSQQISMSLPKLKNTSELFKPTYRVDRCGTEPIPCTAADLHILTLLEHVKHQLSQLAVMISSLSGRLNI, from the exons atgagGGGTGAGGATGTGCTAGGTGGTATCACCTGCTGTTTAGGTAATGCATTTTGTGTGCAACAtgtaaatattatgtttattttgagcattgtcttttttttcttttgcaggatGTTTCTGGTAGTTCAGTTTTTAGATGAACAAAAAGCTGTGTCAGTTATACCACAGTCTTGGTACAGTGATGGCACAACCTTTTGGCCAAATTATAAGAGCAATCAAAGACTCAACAAAGCAGCAAGATATGCTGAGGAACCATGCCCTGACTGGACCAAGCATGATGTTAGAGTACTAAAGTCCTACG gAGATtacatgtctgcatggcaagggATGAAGAAGTCTTTGATTTGTCAAACTTCAGAATTGGATTCAGATGATGATGAGGATATAGGCAGGGTGAAAAGAGCTCCTAAACTAAT CCACTACTATGGTGACATGGACTGTGAAAGTGAACATGAAGACTTGGCTAATAAAACAAAAGTTCCCTTGACAAGATTTTCAAAACCTCAACAGTCAACTGGACCTTGCATGTTATCCCCACATTCTGCACCTCAGGTACCATCACCACCTTTACCATCTGTGCCACCTTGTTGCTCACCACCACATTCTTTGCTTCAGGTGCCACCTCCTTACCAGTCACTATTGCTCTCTGAAAATACATCTCAACAAATTTCCATGAGCCttccaaaactgaaaaatacttcTGAACTCTTCAAGCCTACTTACAGAGTGGATCGATGTGGAACAGAACCAATACCTTGCACTG ctgcAGATCTTCATATCCTCACATTGCTTGAACATGTGAAGCACCAGCTGTCACAATTGGCTGTCATGATCAGTTCACTATCTGGTCGGCTAAACATTTAA